Genomic DNA from Cyprinus carpio isolate SPL01 chromosome A22, ASM1834038v1, whole genome shotgun sequence:
caatttgacattattttgcaTCGTGCATGCTAGTAATTGTATATACGCAAAAgtataataattgttatatgaatttttgtgtttgtatgaattATACCCATGTCATAGCATGCTGACCACTGTCAACCACAAGATTAAAAACCCCAGGCGGATTTAATGTTGTTGTTCAATATGTGTTATGTGCCTTTCCAATCCCACTCCTTTTCAAACTGAAGCACCAGTGGgaaaattattataaacaatttaattattaataataattattaccaaaCCTAGTCATTCTGGTTTGTGCAGCTGAGGGAATATAGCGTAACCCTGTTTGTACGGGAGACACACAGCTTTTCTGTAGACACTTCCTCTGTTTGTCAGCATTCGCTTTGCCACTGTCAAGTCACTGCCAACAAACATGATGTTGAAGAGCTTTGAGTTGCATGGCTTTTCAAAGACACTGTCACAGTCAGTTTCCCTGAAGACATCTATGCTTAGTGTTCCATTATTCCTTTCCTCTCTAATAAATCCCACCGCATTGTCCATCAGGAACACACAGTTGTCGGGCATCTTTGCTGTTATCTTGGTTGTCATTTGGGATTGACTGGCATGTGTTTCAGTACATTGTCTTTCAGCAAGTCTTTTTGTGACTTGCATCAGTGGTTGTTTGCCACTTCTCGCCATTTTTTTGATGGCCTGTAAGTGCTTCTCAAATGGAAAACATGATATATGGTTTAAAGAGCTGCGGAAGTTTGCAGCATCATCTGACAAGTGTTTGATAGAATGAATGTTGTATGTTGGAAAGGTGGGCCCATAAAAATCCACAGAGTTATCCACAAAGTGCTCCAGAATGTTCTGTGCAAATCCTAGATAAGACTCTCTCTTTCCATCCGCTTCATCCAAAAGAATGCTCATACCGACACTCAGACAAAGAAAGTGATGGTACTGGTCATCAGGAAGCACATCCTTTAAGATTAATGGTCCTGTGTAGAGCATGAACTGACGAAGCTCAGTAGCTGTCCACCTGTTTAATTCTTTCATACTTCTTGGCTGCCTTGAAAACTCTGCAGGCAAAGCTCCCTTCAACTGACTTATGTTCTTTTCTACTTGCTGTCTCTGAGCCTTACTCAGTCGGCAGATATCTGGCCCACGCCACAAGTAGGTCAGCAGCCTTTTCATGGCTCCATAACATACCAGGTGCATGTAGTCAAGGGGGAactgtttaacacaaaatacCAGCTCTAGCAAGaggagatatttttttttgatggtcaGAGTATCCAGCACGGTTAAATATCTCATCTCTTCTTTCTTCAGCAGGACCCTTTGTCAAGTAAACTACCCTCCCCTCGATCGTTTGTGCTACTGCAACACATCGCTCACATCCATGCAGACTACTGTgacttttaatacatttgagaAATGACCTGGCTTGTGCATCACAGATGATGGCCTTCACTGTAACTGTGTGAACCAAATTATGGAATGAAACGCCATTTTGAATGAGTTGCTGCAACTCCTCCAAGAAATCTCGTAAGAACTCCTCAACAGAGTCAGGCTTGCTGGACCCATAATACAGTGCTACAATAAATGGCTGACAGTTCTTAATTTGACCAAGAATGGGCCAGAAGCACATTTTTCTAGATTTAAACAATGGCACGCCGTCTACATTAAAGCACAGTTCAGCTTGCCCTGGCAGTGTTTCTTTTGAGAAATGTTCAATAAGGTAACGCTCAATACCATAGTAAATATACTGTccattgcatttattttgaactGGGACTCCTGGAGTACCAAGAAGGCTTCTAGCATCTTTGGGAATTGTATAGCCATGACGTCTGAGCACATGAAGAAGCTCATTTAGTGTTTTGTGGGTCTGGTTTGTAGCAGTAGCCCAACTAGCCAAGTCCTTGTGGAGAGATGGTGTTTCAGCAGTTGGCTGTGAAGTCTCATCCAACCGCTCAGACTCTGTTTCAGAAGAATCGGTTTCATAATTGTTTTCTTCTTCAGTATCACCGCTAATGTAGCCCGCTGCTGTGCCAATGGAAGAACTACAGCCGCCCACAGGATGAAATTCATCATGTGTTGATCCCACTGTGAGGGGATTGCCCTCACCCTCCATGACTGGCTCCACTGACCCCTCTGATTTAGAGCTGCTATCATGTTCCACTAAGGCATCAACCCTTGCCCTTCGTCGTCTCCACTTCCTTTGGTACTCAGAGGACATGTTTAGCAAatctaaaattacaaaatatttttaaagaaattattaaagatatttgacttttctcatatttttgttgtataaactGAAAACAACAAGTTGAGGAAACTCAAAAATCTTCTGAAGTGTGTTGCCTTAAAGTTTTAAGTATTTTCAACTTTTGATTTCGTGCCAGCAGTGTTTCTTTTTAGGGTAAATAAAGCCCTAGCATTAAATCTATTAACTTTTAACATGCTAACTAATTTTAGCCAGACTTGGTTTCAGTTGACAGTGTGCGCATCATTTCTTTTGGTTCCTTCATGTCAAACAATTACATCTTAaccacattaataaaatattacaaaattgtaCATGCCCAACAGTAGATTTTTAATAATTCGTAAACCTTTGAAACGCAACAAAGCTCTCTCCTCGTGTTTGTAGAAAGATATGAAAAAAGGCGTTAACACTTCTTCTTCTGGTGTTTTATGGTGGTTTGGCAAATCTGCGAAAAAGATacattactgccacctactggtctgGAGAGTGGAGTGCGCAAACTGTCCTATCGCGAGATTTGTTACAACATCTTGGCAGCAGTTTTGGCAATCCACATCCAACTCAGACTTCAAATGGTGACCGGAGAGATaactgttttatatgtatatgcaaaaatttaataaaaaaataataaaaccgtATTTTAATGTACAGACAACAGGTCGAATAATGACTAAAATGCAGTGCTTTCACAGTCACTtaaaaaggatactccaccccaaaatgaaaattttgtcatcaatcacttacccccaagtcgttccaaacccataaaagctctgttcatctttgaaacacaatttaagatattttggatgaaaacctggaggcttgtgactgtcccatagactgccaagtaaataacagtgtcaaggtccataaaaggtttgaaagtcgtcgtcagaatactccatctgccatcagacgtgcaatctgggttatatgaagtgacaggaacacttattgtaagcgaagaaaacaaaaataacgactttattcaataattcttttgtcaacgatctcctctgtgtctgtccatatcaccatatgctgtgtgtgctcttctgtgtcatccgcgccacaagaatgtgctgtttctacatgtatttagctttgatttgaaataaaacagcgcatccttgtggcgcggatgacacagaagagcatacagtgatatggagtgacacagaggagactgttggcaaaggaattattaaataaaggtgttatttttgttttctttgcttacaaaaaattgttcccatcgcttcatataacccagattgcacatttgatgtcagatggagtattctgactacgactttcataccttttctggaccttgacactgttatttactcaacagtctatgggacagtcacaggcctcctggttttcatccaaaatatcttaaattgtgtttcgaagacgaacaaagattttatgggttcggaacgacatgggggtaagtgattaatgacaaaattttcattttagggtggagtatccctttaaccacaCAGGGCACTTTGTTAATATAATTTGACATTAAACAAGAAGTAAATGCAAACTCgtgttttttaataaagatttccgtcctttttttgtattttgtatgggTGCTTGACTAGACGTGCAAAGGATGTCAATGTACATCTATTCACAACCTCTTAAAAACTACCTGGGGCACTTAAATAGATTTCTGCAGTATTAACCAAGGTGTAAGCACAATTGCTTTTGCATATGTCATAAGGATTTCATAGAGGGTCATGATGGACTATAAATGCACGTGTAAAAGACGTCACCTACTGGACGTCGTCTCACAACTGAATTGTAACAGGGTATATATTGAACTACACGTAGCTAAAAGTCAAAGTAACAATTATACATACCCCAGAgaactatccacctttttcttcaacgcggaagtaagcctatgggtgagacttccggagAATATCAACGTAAaacagtgtgttcataattaagataatacattaaaataatataataagacacactaactttcaatatcaagcagcaaagcgaactgttttgttcagctaaaaatagctagACGGAGTGGAcacagatgagaccggaagccagacccgGCCGCGCCCATCTTTActacaagaaaaaggtggatagacaTGTACAATCGtatctgaatgcatttttagcaaatgttatgtgttagattttatatatatatatatatatatatatatatatatatatatatatatatatatatatatatatatatatatatataagcgtgATATGTCATAGCTGATGTACAAATGAAAAAGAATAAGCTTCTATTAACAGATTTCTCATAACTGACTTCACATAGCCAGCTCACCTGGTACCCTGTTCAATGTCACACCTCTTCTGTGCCTCCAGCAGCCTAAATTACCCCCCTTCACATAACTGCGAATCCAACATATCCTCAGAGCCGCAATATCTGCGTGTCTAAAGGACTGTAAAAGCGCACAGGTGCTGCGAAGTCCAGGTAAACCGCTTGACAGCCAGCGTGCGATACAGCGAGCACTGGAGGCTGCCATGCTGACATCGCTCGGGCCGGCTGTGAGCTGCGCATGCGCATGGACTGAGCGCTCATTTACACCTGCTTTGCGGCTtttcaccactagatggcgcgaTATGATCACCGTTTGGGGAGTGATCGGAGCCGACAAAAGGTTTGAAATTTTGTATGTAGCCTACTCAACATCAAATGCAAACTGCATTAACCCAATAAATCCTAAAATATCATAATACATAATTCCAAGGACTCTAAATTGTTAATATGACTAAAACTTTGCAGAAAAACTTGTTGCGCACAATATACTGTACTACACGCCTTCTGTCATCTAACTGatagttttcacatttttaaaggcCGTAAAAGGCCATTTagtataatgattaaaaaaaaaaaaaaaaaacttcacctACGTGTCTGTTTTGCCATGaaatctttattaaaataatgaaaaaatgtaattatgatatttcaagatgaacactgaCCGAACTGCAAACAACTTAGGTTTGCTTGATTATCCATAGgcctacattattattattattattagaaaaattatatatatcaggCGTTTGAGGAATGTTAATTTGTACACCCTTTAATCATCATTGTATTAGATtgcacttttttcttcttttttttttttttttctggccttcacaataaaaactacagagcttaaGCAAATATCACTACTACCATAACACTTATTATTGGAatatatagagtgacaactgatatttctatgcattttatgtaagtagtctgctatactgcTATAAAAATCTCACTGATTTATATAACAAGTTATCTGAATTTAATCttactttttgtccatataaatcAGCATCTGCACAGAACTCCATATTTTTCTATATCATGCtatatgtataaaatacagatttttttatgtctaaaaatttaataaactgttccattaaaaTTGTTTCATATATCAGGCTTCATATATACagggttaaaataaatatatgtaaatactaCAGTACATGCAAAATCCTTTTTATAGGCACCGGGAGGATCTATATATAGATTAACAATATATCTCATCATTTGCAATTTAAATTCATCATGTAATAACACCTGGGAATCTAAACTACTAATTTTCCCTTAGCAGAGATAGAGTCAAGACCAGAACCAAGACTAGACCCCTTGAGGCCAGGTCCTCAAGACCATCACGACCTCTCAAGATATGTATCATCTTAACAGTAATGACTTTAATTGTCTTAAAGTATTTCCACATTTCTTTCCCACTGGACAGATTGGAAAACTGCTGCCATAAGGCACACAGTCAGGAGATAAACTAGCATTTTAAGAGTCCTGAGGTTTCTTGAGGAGGGAAAATGATATTTTGAACATCATATACTGTACTCATTAACTCCACAATTTCCACAAGTCACAAGTGTGGTCTAACCCTGGCTCTCTTTAATACGGAGCAGTGTGGTGATGCCGGCCTGTGGCGACTGGGGTTTGGACGGCACTGGGACCCCCTGGTGATGATGTCATAATGACTGTGGCTGATGTCATGATGAGCCTGGTTGCTGGTTGGACGCAGAGTCTTGTATGTGTGGTGAGTTTAACTGCTATCTTTTATACCACCTCCGCAGGCAAGAATACGCCTGTTTCTGTGTGAGAATCagatgttttatttgaaatagagaatATGTAATCTCTGGGAACcctgaaagtgattttttttttctttaagtatgGGAACTCCACTGAGATAATg
This window encodes:
- the LOC109107388 gene encoding uncharacterized protein LOC109107388 gives rise to the protein MAASSARCIARWLSSGLPGLRSTCALLQSFRHADIAALRICWIRSYVKGGNLGCWRHRRGVTLNRVPDLLNMSSEYQRKWRRRRARVDALVEHDSSSKSEGSVEPVMEGEGNPLTVGSTHDEFHPVGGCSSSIGTAAGYISGDTEEENNYETDSSETESERLDETSQPTAETPSLHKDLASWATATNQTHKTLNELLHVLRRHGYTIPKDARSLLGTPGVPVQNKCNGQYIYYGIERYLIEHFSKETLPGQAELCFNVDGVPLFKSRKMCFWPILGQIKNCQPFIVALYYGSSKPDSVEEFLRDFLEELQQLIQNGVSFHNLVHTVTVKAIICDAQARSFLKCIKSHSSLHGCERCVAVAQTIEGRVVYLTKGPAEERRDEIFNRAGYSDHQKKISPLARAGILC